In the genome of Pseudomonas protegens, one region contains:
- a CDS encoding SulP family inorganic anion transporter, which yields MSTDQGQLAATSEPRRSRDLLAGLSIAGLLLPEAVAYSSIAALPPQAGVIALFAGLLCYGLFGSSRFAIVSATSSSAAVLAAATLSLAAGDAQLRLSLGFALVLLTGAFFILAGLFRLGGVTAFIAKPVLRGFAFGLAVTIILKQFATVVGVHLSTGNLVRFLPQLLEQWPQWNWAGVAVAAVALLVLAICSRIPYVPGGLVAVVIGIGAGQWLDLPAHGVALIGVIELKLEVPSLPDLPFADWLRLGELAFALVMILYAESYGSISSLALKHGDRVSSNRDLLALGASNLVSGLFHGMPAGAGYSATSANEAAGARSRLAGLTAAAVMLVIVLTVLPYIALTPEPVLAAIVMYALGHGLSLQPLGRYFIWRRDRFLVICAVSAVLVLGVLDGLLLSVGVSILLMLRQLSAADIQVLGQLGSGHDFVDLSRHPEARQVPGVLILRPGEALFFANAERILGGALRLIRHAQVPIHSVILSLEESPDLDGTSIEALDEFFRQVSLEHKRLALARLKHNAKDALAGLPSTAEYQVLLSGTSVDDTLQESLQNWSGQAQAGLWH from the coding sequence TTGTCGACTGATCAAGGGCAGCTCGCTGCCACTTCCGAACCGCGGCGCAGCCGCGACCTGCTGGCCGGCTTGTCCATCGCCGGCCTGTTGCTGCCCGAGGCGGTGGCCTATTCCAGCATCGCCGCCTTGCCGCCCCAGGCCGGGGTGATTGCCCTGTTCGCCGGGTTGCTGTGCTACGGCCTGTTCGGCAGCAGCCGCTTTGCCATCGTCTCGGCCACCTCGTCTTCGGCCGCGGTGCTGGCGGCGGCGACCCTGTCCCTGGCCGCCGGCGATGCGCAGCTGCGCCTGAGCCTGGGGTTCGCCCTGGTGCTGCTCACCGGGGCGTTTTTCATCCTGGCGGGGCTGTTTCGCCTGGGCGGCGTCACCGCGTTCATTGCCAAGCCGGTGTTGCGCGGCTTTGCCTTTGGCCTGGCGGTGACCATCATTCTCAAGCAGTTCGCCACCGTGGTCGGGGTGCACTTGAGCACCGGCAACCTGGTGCGTTTCCTGCCGCAGTTGCTGGAGCAATGGCCGCAGTGGAACTGGGCGGGCGTGGCGGTGGCGGCCGTGGCATTGCTGGTGCTGGCGATCTGTTCGCGGATTCCCTACGTGCCTGGCGGGCTGGTGGCGGTGGTGATTGGCATCGGCGCCGGACAATGGCTCGACCTGCCGGCTCACGGGGTGGCGCTGATCGGTGTCATCGAGCTGAAGCTTGAGGTGCCGAGCCTGCCGGACCTGCCCTTTGCCGATTGGCTGCGCCTGGGCGAACTGGCGTTTGCCCTGGTGATGATCCTGTACGCCGAGTCCTACGGCTCCATCAGCTCCCTGGCCCTCAAGCATGGCGACCGGGTGTCGTCCAATCGCGACCTGCTGGCCCTGGGCGCTTCCAACCTGGTGTCGGGGCTGTTTCACGGCATGCCGGCCGGCGCCGGCTATTCGGCCACCTCGGCCAACGAGGCGGCCGGGGCGCGCTCGCGGTTGGCGGGGTTGACCGCAGCGGCGGTGATGCTGGTCATCGTGCTGACGGTATTGCCCTATATCGCCCTGACGCCGGAACCGGTGCTGGCGGCGATCGTTATGTATGCCCTGGGCCATGGCCTGAGCCTGCAACCGTTGGGACGCTATTTCATCTGGCGCCGGGATCGCTTCCTGGTGATCTGCGCGGTAAGTGCGGTGCTGGTGCTGGGGGTGCTGGACGGTCTGTTGCTGTCGGTGGGGGTGAGCATTCTGTTGATGCTGCGTCAGCTGTCGGCGGCGGATATCCAGGTCCTCGGCCAACTGGGCAGTGGTCATGATTTTGTCGACCTGAGCCGTCATCCCGAGGCCCGGCAGGTGCCGGGGGTGCTGATCCTGCGACCGGGGGAGGCGCTGTTCTTCGCCAACGCCGAGCGCATCCTGGGCGGCGCCTTGCGCTTGATCCGCCATGCGCAGGTGCCGATTCACAGCGTCATTCTCAGCCTGGAAGAGTCGCCGGACCTGGATGGCACCAGCATCGAGGCCCTGGACGAGTTCTTCCGCCAGGTCAGCCTGGAGCACAAGCGCCTGGCCCTGGCCCGGCTCAAGCACAACGCCAAGGACGCCCTGGCGGGCTTGCCATCGACTGCCGAGTATCAGGTGTTGCTCAGTGGCACCAGCGTCGACGACACGCTGCAGGAAAGCCTGCAGAACTGGAGTGGTCAGGCTCAGGCTGGGCTCTGGCATTGA
- a CDS encoding ParB-like protein has protein sequence MARAHPQLIHARLDTLHPTQLTVGLAEVNAKRQMWQQLKRKARAAALEDHWFPCVLGPKQRYYIVDHHHFGMALLQEGVKEVPLLVLKDLSFVEPDSFWEVMAFNQWAHPYDAQGVRRSFERIPARILDLQDDPYRSLAGVLRRAGGFAKDATPFSEFLWADFFRRRIDSQALGRLGAKVQARAMKLARSQDARYLPGWVGQIVD, from the coding sequence ATGGCCCGTGCTCATCCGCAGTTGATCCACGCCCGCCTGGATACCCTGCACCCGACCCAACTCACCGTGGGCTTGGCCGAAGTCAACGCCAAGCGCCAGATGTGGCAGCAGCTCAAGCGCAAGGCGCGGGCGGCGGCCCTGGAGGACCACTGGTTCCCCTGCGTGCTGGGCCCCAAGCAGCGCTATTACATCGTCGACCACCATCACTTCGGTATGGCCCTGTTGCAGGAGGGGGTGAAAGAGGTGCCGTTGCTGGTGCTCAAGGATTTGTCCTTTGTCGAGCCCGACAGTTTCTGGGAAGTGATGGCGTTCAACCAATGGGCTCATCCTTACGACGCGCAGGGCGTGCGGCGCTCGTTCGAGCGGATTCCCGCGCGCATCCTCGATCTGCAGGACGATCCTTACCGCAGTCTGGCGGGGGTGCTGCGGCGTGCTGGCGGCTTCGCCAAGGACGCGACACCGTTCAGCGAGTTTCTCTGGGCGGACTTTTTCCGCCGGCGCATCGACAGTCAGGCGCTGGGCCGGCTGGGGGCCAAGGTTCAGGCCCGGGCCATGAAGCTGGCGCGCAGCCAGGACGCACGTTACTTGCCAGGATGGGTGGGCCAGATTGTCGACTGA